A single Pan troglodytes isolate AG18354 chromosome 19, NHGRI_mPanTro3-v2.0_pri, whole genome shotgun sequence DNA region contains:
- the TMEM102 gene encoding transmembrane protein 102 — protein MASAVWGSAPWWGPPPPAPARPLTDIDFCSGAQLQELTQLIQELGVQESWSDGPKPGADLLRAKDFVFSLLGLVHRRDPRFPPQAELLLLRGGIREGSLDLGHAPLGPYARGPHYDAGFTLLVPMFSLDGTELQLDLESCYAQVCLPEMVCGTPIREMWQDCLGPPVPAARDSIHRTESEESSKDWQSSVDQPHSYVTEHEAPVSLEKSPSDVSASESPQHDVVDLGSSAPLKTMSSDVTKAAVESPVPKPSEAREAWPTLCSAQVAAWFFATLAAVAESLIPVPGAPRLVHAARHAGFTTVLLATPEPPRRLLLFDLIPVVSVAGWPEGARSHSWAGPLASESASFYLVPGGGTERPCASAWQLCFARQELALKARIPAPLLQAHAAAQALLRPLVAGTRAAAPYLLRTLLYWACERLPALYLARPENAGACCLGLLDELGRVLEAGTLPHYFLNGRQLRTGDDSAALLGELARLRGDPARALRAAVEEAKVARKGGGLAGVGGGAH, from the exons ATGGCTTCCGCAGTCTGGGGGAGTGCCCCCTGGTGGGGCCCGCCGCCCCCGGCCCCAGCTCGGCCGCTCACGGACATCGACTTCTGCTCCGGGGCGCAGCTGCAGGAATTGACCCAGCTGATCCAGGAGCTGGGTGTGCAGGAGAGCTGGAGTGACGGGCCCAAGCCGGGAGCCGATCTCCTCCGGGCCAAGGACTTTGTCTTCTCTTTGCTTG GTCTAGTTCACCGCCGGGACCCTCGCTTTCCTCCCCAGGCAGAGCTCTTGCTGCTTCGTGGTGGGATTCGCGAGGGCTCCCTGGATCTGGGGCATGCACCCCTGGGTCCCTACGCCCGGGGACCTCACTACGATGCCGGCTTCACACTCCTAGTGCCCATGTTTTCACTGGACGGCACTGAACTGCAACTGGACCTGGAATCCTGTTACGCACAGGTCTGCCTCCCAGAGATGGTGTGCGGAACCCCCATCCGCGAGATGTGGCAGGATTGCTTAGGACCCCCAGTCCCAGCAGCACGTGATTCGATCCACCGAACGGAGAGCGAAGAAAGTTCCAAGGACTGGCAAAGCTCTGTAGACCAGCCGCACAGCTACGTCACTGAGCACGAGGCGCCGGTGTCTTTGGAAAAATCACCTAGTGACGTTTCAGCGTCCGAGTCGCCTCAGCATGACGTCGTCGACCTTGGCTCTAGCGCACCTTTGAAAACAATGAGTAGTGACGTCACCAAGGCAGCCGTCGAAAGCCCAGTCCCAAAGCCGTCGGAGGCTCGGGAAGCGTGGCCCACATTATGTTCCGCCCAGGTGGCTGCCTGGTTCTTTGCTACGCTGGCGGCGGTCGCCGAGTCTCTGATCCCTGTCCCGGGTGCTCCGCGTCTGGTGCACGCAGCTCGCCACGCGGGTTTCACCACCGTCCTCCTGGCTACCCCTGAGCCCCCTCGCCGCCTCCTGCTCTTCGACTTGATCCCAGTGGTGTCCGTGGCGGGCTGGCCCGAGGGGGCTCGGAGCCACTCGTGGGCCGGTCCGCTGGCCTCTGAGTCGGCTTCCTTCTACCTGGTGCCCGGTGGCGGCACCGAGCGGCCGTGCGCCTCCGCCTGGCAGCTCTGTTTTGCCCGCCAGGAGCTGGCGCTCAAAGCGCGCATACCAGCGCCGCTGCTGCAGGCGCACGCGGCGGCCCAGGCGCTACTGCGCCCGCTGGTGGCCGGGACCCGGGCGGCGGCGCCCTACCTCCTGCGGACGCTGCTGTACTGGGCGTGCGAGCGGCTGCCTGCGCTCTACCTGGCGCGGCCAGAAAATGCGGGCGCCTGCTGCCTCGGGCTGCTAGACGAGCTGGGCCGAGTGCTCGAGGCCGGGACGTTGCCTCACTATTTTCTGAACGGCCGACAGCTCCGTACGGGGGACGACTCCGCTGCGCTGCTCGGAGAATTGGCCCGGCTCCGCGGGGACCCAGCCCGGGCCCTCCGTGCCGCGGTGGAGGAGGCCAAAGTGGCCCGCAAGGGGGGCGGTTTGGCGGGCGTGGGGGGCGGGGCCCATTAA